A genomic window from Pseudomonadales bacterium includes:
- the flhB gene encoding flagellar biosynthesis protein FlhB → MAEEQQSQERTEEPTSRKLSKAREDGQVARSRELNTVALVMLGAFGLLTFVPWGGSRIMRLTESIFTEAAAPDAVLLDTLATAAVETMLTLAPLLLMVSLAGVLSSVAMGGLVFSTKAMAFKGSRMSPLKGLKRMFSAKSLVELGKSIAKFVLIAGVATLTLSVLLEDLLWIGALPLEAAVGKGLEFVGLGLLLIGSSLVVVALIDVPFQMHEHSKQLKMTKQEIKDEMKDSEGKPEVRSRIRQLQQEIARRRMLADIPDADVVITNPTHYAVAIRYDSGEMQVPVVVARGADLMAFRIREIAENHGVAVLQLPMLARAVYFNTEIGEEIPSGLYVAVARVLAYIYQLRQFKQGVGAAPKPLGAIDIPEAFRTAEE, encoded by the coding sequence ATGGCTGAAGAACAGCAATCACAGGAACGTACAGAGGAACCGACCAGTCGGAAGCTCTCCAAGGCCCGTGAAGACGGGCAGGTCGCCCGTTCCCGTGAGCTGAATACCGTGGCCCTGGTGATGCTGGGTGCTTTCGGTCTGCTCACCTTCGTGCCCTGGGGTGGTTCCAGGATCATGCGTCTGACCGAATCGATCTTCACCGAAGCTGCGGCACCGGATGCCGTGCTGCTGGATACCCTGGCGACGGCCGCTGTGGAAACCATGCTGACACTTGCCCCCCTGCTGCTCATGGTGTCACTGGCGGGCGTGCTCTCATCGGTTGCCATGGGCGGACTGGTGTTCTCGACCAAGGCGATGGCTTTCAAGGGCAGCCGTATGAGCCCGCTGAAGGGACTCAAGCGGATGTTTTCCGCCAAGTCTCTGGTGGAACTGGGGAAATCGATCGCCAAGTTCGTACTGATCGCCGGTGTGGCGACGCTGACCCTGAGCGTGCTGCTGGAAGATCTGCTGTGGATCGGCGCGCTGCCACTGGAGGCGGCGGTCGGTAAAGGGCTGGAATTCGTCGGTCTGGGCCTGCTGCTGATCGGTTCGTCTCTCGTGGTGGTGGCGCTGATCGATGTGCCGTTTCAGATGCACGAGCACAGCAAGCAGCTGAAGATGACCAAGCAGGAAATCAAGGACGAGATGAAGGACTCCGAGGGCAAGCCCGAAGTCCGTTCCCGTATCCGCCAGCTGCAGCAGGAGATCGCGCGGCGGCGCATGCTCGCCGACATTCCCGATGCGGACGTGGTCATCACCAACCCGACCCACTATGCCGTGGCGATCAGATACGACAGCGGCGAGATGCAGGTGCCGGTGGTGGTGGCCAGGGGTGCCGATCTCATGGCCTTCCGTATCCGGGAGATTGCCGAGAATCACGGCGTTGCGGTGCTGCAGCTGCCGATGCTGGCGCGGGCCGTCTACTTCAACACGGAGATCGGTGAGGAGATTCCGTCGGGTCTGTACGTGGCGGTAGCACGCGTGCTGGCCTACATCTATCAGTTGCGCCAGTTCAAACAGGGTGTCGGGGCTGCGCCGAAACCCCTGGGTGCCATCGACATTCCGGAAGCCTTCCGGACCGCAGAAGAATGA
- a CDS encoding OmpA family protein: MKPRRDYLEDEDNHERWLISYSDFITLLFGFFVVMYAISSVNEGKYRILSSTLDQAFHKESRALEPIQVGDPLLAASPHIVDIPEQTGYRDEEEGNTHVAPSKQDVADRLAGFTADDGVVVQEDNDWLEISLDANLMFDAGSAGLAPAARALLARTASYLKDFDNPVTVEGYTDNVPVHSARYPSNWALSAARAAIVADFLAAAGVDRKRLAAVGYGENHALQTNATPAGRASNRRVVIVVARQGNQPRNLNAGGASAFAFVRQGEPAGLDESIRQIRTESGGLLFTSDSPEGG; the protein is encoded by the coding sequence GTGAAACCCCGGCGCGACTACCTCGAAGACGAAGACAACCACGAACGCTGGCTGATTTCCTATTCGGACTTCATCACGCTGCTGTTCGGTTTCTTCGTGGTCATGTATGCCATCTCCTCCGTGAATGAAGGCAAATACCGCATCCTCAGCAGCACACTCGATCAGGCCTTTCACAAGGAATCCCGTGCTCTCGAACCCATTCAGGTGGGGGACCCGCTGCTCGCAGCGTCGCCGCACATCGTCGACATACCGGAGCAGACGGGTTATCGGGATGAAGAGGAGGGCAACACTCATGTTGCGCCCAGCAAACAGGACGTGGCCGACCGGCTGGCCGGCTTCACCGCTGACGACGGTGTGGTGGTGCAGGAAGACAACGACTGGCTGGAAATCAGCCTGGATGCGAATCTCATGTTTGATGCCGGCAGCGCGGGACTGGCGCCGGCGGCCAGAGCCCTGCTTGCGCGCACCGCTTCCTATCTCAAGGATTTCGACAATCCGGTCACGGTGGAGGGCTACACGGACAATGTCCCGGTGCACAGCGCCCGCTATCCTTCCAACTGGGCGCTGTCCGCCGCCAGGGCAGCCATAGTCGCAGACTTCCTTGCCGCGGCGGGTGTGGATCGTAAGCGCCTGGCGGCGGTGGGCTACGGCGAGAACCATGCCCTGCAGACCAATGCCACCCCCGCGGGCAGGGCCAGCAACCGGCGGGTGGTAATCGTGGTTGCCCGGCAGGGTAATCAGCCGCGTAACCTCAATGCCGGTGGTGCCAGTGCGTTTGCCTTTGTGCGTCAGGGTGAACCCGCCGGACTCGATGAATCGATCCGTCAGATCCGCACCGAATCGGGTGGGCTGCTGTTCACCAGCGATTCTCCGGAGGGCGGCTGA
- a CDS encoding MinD/ParA family protein, translating to MSQNSKNPIQVVAFTGGKGGVGKTNVSVNVGVALSRLGRRVTLLDADLGLANVDVLLGLKPTHTLKDVLDGRCGLRDVLVEGPAGIQIVPSASGLQEMVRLGPMQHAGLIHAFSEIAHRMDVLIIDTAAGISDEVVSFLCAAQEIVVVVCNEPTSITDAYALIKVMNQRYGIHRARVVVNMVRSDEDGAAVFNKLKNVTDRFLDITLQHAGSIAYDDHLRRAVQKQKSVVEAYPTCQASQDFTRLAAAIDAWPIPSLATGHLEFFVERLVAEPRMQ from the coding sequence ATGAGCCAGAACAGTAAGAATCCCATACAGGTTGTCGCATTTACCGGAGGCAAAGGGGGTGTCGGAAAGACCAATGTCTCGGTAAATGTGGGTGTCGCTCTGTCCCGGCTTGGCCGTCGGGTGACGCTGCTCGATGCGGACCTCGGCCTTGCCAATGTGGACGTGCTGCTGGGTCTGAAACCGACGCACACCCTCAAGGATGTGCTCGACGGCCGCTGCGGGTTGCGTGATGTGCTGGTGGAAGGGCCCGCCGGAATTCAGATCGTGCCGTCTGCTTCGGGACTGCAGGAAATGGTGCGGCTCGGACCCATGCAGCACGCCGGTCTGATCCATGCATTCAGTGAAATCGCCCATCGGATGGATGTCCTCATCATCGATACCGCCGCAGGCATCTCCGACGAAGTAGTCAGTTTTCTGTGCGCCGCTCAGGAGATCGTGGTGGTGGTGTGCAACGAACCCACATCGATCACCGACGCCTATGCACTCATCAAGGTGATGAATCAGCGCTACGGTATCCACCGCGCCCGGGTCGTGGTCAACATGGTGCGCTCCGACGAAGACGGCGCAGCGGTTTTCAACAAGCTGAAAAACGTCACTGACCGCTTTCTCGATATCACCCTGCAGCACGCGGGCAGCATCGCCTACGATGATCATCTGCGGCGTGCGGTGCAGAAGCAGAAATCCGTGGTGGAAGCCTATCCCACCTGTCAGGCCAGTCAGGACTTCACCCGTCTCGCTGCCGCCATCGACGCCTGGCCCATTCCTTCCCTCGCTACCGGACACCTCGAGTTCTTCGTGGAACGTCTGGTTGCGGAACCCAGAATGCAGTAA
- the sufT gene encoding putative Fe-S cluster assembly protein SufT: MERRLIPTSRACEARLVPTGDPIRIPAGTFVTLTQSLGGTYTVIVNGNMARIDGRDADALGFEPKVLKFDPPADGKVDEAQVREALASVFDPEIPVNIVELGLIYGVSIAADGGVSIDMTLTAPGCGMGPVLVRDVESRVAMVPFVSAVKVNLVFDPPWSRDRMSEEAQLELGLF; the protein is encoded by the coding sequence GTGGAACGCCGACTCATCCCCACCAGTCGCGCCTGCGAGGCCCGACTTGTCCCCACCGGAGATCCGATCAGGATTCCGGCCGGCACCTTTGTCACACTCACCCAGAGTCTGGGCGGCACTTATACCGTGATCGTGAACGGCAACATGGCGCGCATCGACGGCCGGGACGCCGACGCGCTGGGATTCGAACCCAAGGTGTTGAAATTCGACCCGCCCGCGGACGGCAAGGTCGATGAGGCCCAGGTGCGTGAAGCCCTGGCTTCGGTCTTTGATCCCGAGATCCCGGTAAACATCGTCGAACTCGGACTCATTTACGGGGTGTCGATCGCGGCGGACGGCGGTGTGTCGATAGACATGACCCTCACCGCGCCCGGTTGCGGCATGGGCCCCGTGCTGGTGCGCGATGTGGAGTCTCGAGTGGCCATGGTGCCCTTCGTCAGCGCAGTGAAGGTCAACCTGGTATTCGATCCACCCTGGTCCCGGGATCGGATGTCGGAGGAGGCTCAGCTCGAACTCGGACTGTTCTAA
- a CDS encoding flagellar motor protein, with amino-acid sequence MDILALLGVVIAFGAVIGGNFLEGGQLSALMNTPAAIIVIGGTLGAVMLQTPYARLQRALQLLRWVALPPRLGLEASIARMTEWSRTSRKQGLLGLENALDGERDPFTRKGLEMVIDGSEPHTIRRVLETELSTRTDSDLAAAAVYRSMGGYSPTIGIIGAVLGLIQVMGNLADPAQLGAGIATAFVATIYGVGLANLLFLPVADRLRSLVLKQADARALIIEGLLAVAEGEHPNLIASRLGGYLEAA; translated from the coding sequence ATGGACATACTGGCATTGTTAGGTGTCGTGATCGCATTCGGTGCGGTGATCGGCGGTAATTTTCTCGAAGGCGGTCAGCTCTCCGCACTGATGAATACCCCTGCCGCCATCATCGTCATCGGCGGTACGCTGGGTGCGGTGATGCTGCAGACGCCCTACGCACGATTGCAGCGGGCGCTGCAGCTGCTGCGCTGGGTAGCCTTGCCGCCCCGGCTGGGCCTCGAAGCGAGTATTGCGCGCATGACCGAGTGGAGCCGGACCTCCCGCAAGCAGGGCCTGCTCGGACTGGAAAACGCACTGGATGGGGAACGTGATCCCTTCACCCGCAAAGGGCTGGAAATGGTCATCGACGGCAGTGAACCGCACACCATCCGGCGGGTACTGGAAACAGAGCTGTCGACACGCACGGACTCCGATCTGGCGGCTGCGGCCGTGTACAGGAGCATGGGGGGGTATTCGCCCACCATCGGCATCATCGGCGCGGTGCTCGGACTGATACAGGTGATGGGCAATCTGGCGGATCCGGCCCAGCTTGGCGCCGGTATCGCCACCGCGTTTGTAGCGACCATCTATGGGGTCGGGCTGGCCAACCTGCTGTTTCTGCCGGTCGCAGATCGACTGCGCTCTCTGGTACTGAAACAGGCGGACGCCCGTGCGCTGATCATCGAAGGTCTGCTGGCCGTGGCAGAAGGCGAGCATCCGAATCTCATCGCTTCCCGGCTGGGCGGTTATCTGGAAGCGGCGTGA
- a CDS encoding SufD family Fe-S cluster assembly protein: MADRLTPAELIDALPVAPDAGPAAAAWKSRTLAAVAQPACREHWKYSPLAEFIHPLSAQSVARPVLRGLNQPGLRLDVRAAGRDPSAGEDPADAASTARFPLADLGRALTGELQVLHIEGSPASPVEVDLGDGIGVPLLIEVAGGARVTLLERNTAEHFGHHSVYLHLHPGSRVTHARTALHEHACDWSLNQVVLSADSHYELQQYTSGGKKRRTETHVILQGAAAQAHLIGAYVVGSGAHLDQQFILEHRARDTLSRQRFHGIGAGKGTAVFNGRIHIHPDSPRCDATLSNRNLALHPDAQINTKPELEIYTDDVKCAHGATVGRISGDSLFYLQSRGLRESEARRMLCRAFIRECVTGPLAEEAAARLLTDWWTDSHQVMS; the protein is encoded by the coding sequence ATGGCTGACCGCCTGACCCCCGCCGAGCTGATCGACGCCCTGCCGGTGGCGCCTGATGCCGGTCCGGCGGCCGCTGCCTGGAAGTCCCGGACACTGGCTGCGGTGGCTCAGCCGGCCTGTCGCGAGCACTGGAAATACTCACCCTTAGCCGAATTCATTCATCCGCTGTCTGCACAGAGCGTCGCCCGCCCCGTGCTGCGCGGTCTGAATCAGCCCGGTCTGCGACTGGACGTCCGCGCAGCAGGGAGAGATCCGTCCGCCGGCGAAGATCCCGCCGATGCGGCAAGTACGGCGCGATTTCCCCTCGCCGATCTCGGCCGCGCGCTCACCGGCGAGCTGCAGGTGCTGCATATCGAGGGCTCTCCCGCCAGCCCGGTGGAAGTCGATCTCGGCGACGGTATTGGTGTCCCGCTGCTGATCGAAGTCGCCGGCGGCGCCCGGGTGACCCTGCTCGAGCGCAACACGGCAGAGCATTTCGGACACCACAGCGTCTATCTGCACCTGCATCCCGGCAGCCGGGTCACCCATGCCCGCACCGCCCTGCACGAGCACGCCTGCGACTGGTCGCTGAATCAGGTGGTACTGTCTGCGGACAGTCACTACGAGCTCCAGCAGTACACGAGCGGCGGGAAGAAGCGACGCACGGAAACCCACGTCATTCTCCAGGGTGCGGCTGCCCAGGCCCATCTGATCGGCGCCTATGTGGTAGGCAGTGGCGCCCATCTGGATCAGCAGTTCATCCTCGAACATCGCGCCCGGGACACGCTCAGCAGGCAGCGTTTCCACGGTATCGGTGCCGGCAAAGGTACTGCGGTGTTCAATGGTCGGATCCACATTCACCCTGACTCACCCCGCTGCGATGCGACCCTGAGCAATCGCAATCTGGCCCTGCACCCGGACGCCCAGATCAACACCAAACCGGAACTCGAAATCTATACCGACGATGTGAAGTGCGCACACGGCGCGACCGTCGGCCGGATCTCCGGGGACAGTCTCTTCTATCTGCAATCCCGGGGTTTGCGTGAAAGCGAGGCGCGACGCATGCTGTGCCGGGCATTCATCCGGGAGTGTGTGACCGGTCCCCTTGCCGAAGAGGCTGCCGCCCGACTCCTCACCGACTGGTGGACGGACAGCCACCAGGTGATGTCATGA
- the flhA gene encoding flagellar biosynthesis protein FlhA, whose translation MSSLAPRMGPTVISANLGIPLLLLLLLGLMTLQVSPLILDVAFTFNIALAIVVLLVSVYALRPLDFATFPTILLIATLLRLALNVASTRVVLLEGHAGGDAAGRVIESFGEVVVGGNYVVGLVVFVILVIINFVVVTKGAGRISEVSARFTLDAMPGKQMAIDADLNAGIIDQEQARSRREEIGQEADFYGSMDGASKFVRGDAVAGILILLINIIGGLVIGMSQHDLNFSEAMKVYTLLTIGDGLVAQIPSLLLSTAAAIMVTRVSGESDVGQQVMSQLFTDPRALGVAAGVLFILGVIPGMPHFVFLLLASGAGFAAWRIERRNRRAVEPARDLEEIEAPSPAIEVGWDDVSPVDVLGLEVGYRLIPLVDKQQGGELLGRIRGVRKKLSQELGFLVPSVHIRDNLDLLPNSYRLSLMGVSVVEAEIYPGRFLAIDPGEVFGRIDGIATRDPAFGLDAVWIEEGDRDNAQTLGYTVVDASTVIATHLNQVMQDHAAELLGHDEVQHLLEILAENSPKLAEQLVPGAISLSGLLRVLQNLLNEKIPIRDIRTIAEAIAEAAPAVSDSEALTAVVRVALARLIVQNVFGASETLEVITLDPDLEALLVQARNQGGADAPVIEPGLAERLQRSIVDAAQRQEINGKPAVLLTGGGVRRLLARFVRFSRQVVHVLAYEEIPENRQITVIATIGRGS comes from the coding sequence ATGAGTAGTCTGGCGCCGCGCATGGGCCCCACAGTGATTTCAGCCAATCTCGGCATACCCCTGCTGCTGCTGCTGCTGCTGGGTCTGATGACGCTGCAGGTTTCACCGCTGATCCTCGATGTCGCCTTCACCTTCAACATCGCTCTGGCGATCGTGGTGCTGCTGGTCAGTGTCTATGCACTGCGTCCCCTGGACTTCGCGACCTTTCCCACCATCCTGCTGATTGCCACACTGCTGCGTCTGGCACTCAACGTCGCCTCGACCCGGGTGGTGCTGCTGGAAGGCCATGCCGGCGGGGACGCTGCGGGTCGGGTGATCGAATCCTTCGGTGAGGTGGTGGTCGGCGGCAACTATGTGGTCGGTCTGGTGGTTTTCGTGATTCTGGTGATCATCAATTTCGTGGTGGTCACCAAGGGCGCCGGCCGGATCTCAGAGGTCAGCGCGCGTTTCACCCTGGATGCGATGCCGGGCAAGCAGATGGCCATCGATGCCGATCTCAATGCCGGCATCATCGATCAGGAGCAGGCGCGTTCCCGTCGCGAGGAGATCGGTCAGGAGGCGGATTTCTACGGTTCGATGGATGGTGCGAGCAAGTTCGTGCGCGGCGATGCGGTGGCGGGAATCCTCATCCTGCTGATCAACATCATCGGCGGGCTTGTCATCGGTATGAGTCAGCACGATCTCAATTTCAGCGAAGCCATGAAGGTCTACACCCTGCTCACGATCGGGGATGGCCTGGTCGCCCAGATTCCTTCGCTGCTGCTGTCTACCGCTGCGGCCATCATGGTCACCCGGGTCAGCGGCGAATCGGATGTCGGTCAGCAGGTGATGAGTCAGCTCTTCACCGATCCCCGGGCGCTGGGTGTCGCCGCCGGTGTGCTGTTCATACTCGGGGTGATTCCGGGTATGCCCCATTTCGTCTTTCTGCTGCTGGCCAGCGGTGCCGGGTTTGCCGCCTGGCGCATCGAGCGGCGCAATCGCCGTGCGGTTGAACCCGCCCGGGACCTGGAGGAAATCGAGGCTCCGAGCCCTGCCATTGAGGTCGGCTGGGACGATGTTTCACCGGTAGATGTGCTGGGACTCGAGGTCGGCTACCGCCTCATTCCGCTGGTGGACAAGCAGCAGGGCGGCGAACTGCTGGGGCGGATTCGCGGCGTGCGCAAAAAGCTCTCCCAGGAACTCGGCTTTCTGGTGCCTTCCGTGCACATTCGCGACAACCTCGATCTGCTGCCGAACAGTTATCGCCTCTCGCTCATGGGTGTGAGTGTGGTGGAAGCAGAGATTTACCCGGGCAGGTTTCTCGCTATCGATCCAGGCGAAGTGTTCGGCCGCATCGACGGTATTGCCACCCGGGATCCGGCGTTTGGACTCGACGCGGTGTGGATCGAGGAGGGCGATCGGGACAACGCCCAGACCCTGGGTTATACGGTGGTCGATGCCAGCACGGTCATCGCCACCCACCTGAACCAGGTGATGCAGGACCATGCGGCGGAACTGCTCGGCCACGATGAAGTGCAGCATCTGCTGGAAATTCTCGCCGAGAATTCCCCGAAGCTTGCCGAGCAGCTGGTGCCGGGCGCCATCAGCCTGTCCGGTCTGCTGCGGGTGCTGCAGAACCTGCTGAACGAAAAAATTCCCATCCGCGACATCCGCACCATTGCGGAAGCCATCGCAGAGGCCGCTCCAGCAGTATCGGACAGCGAAGCACTGACCGCCGTGGTGCGCGTGGCCCTGGCGCGTCTCATCGTGCAGAACGTGTTCGGCGCCAGTGAGACCCTTGAAGTGATCACCCTCGACCCGGATCTGGAGGCGCTGCTCGTGCAGGCCCGCAATCAGGGTGGCGCGGATGCCCCCGTGATCGAACCCGGGCTGGCCGAACGCCTGCAGCGCTCGATCGTCGATGCGGCACAACGCCAGGAGATCAACGGTAAACCGGCCGTGCTGCTGACCGGTGGTGGCGTGCGCCGGCTGCTCGCACGGTTCGTACGCTTTTCAAGGCAGGTGGTGCATGTGCTGGCTTATGAGGAAATTCCTGAGAACCGGCAGATTACCGTCATCGCAACCATTGGTAGAGGGAGCTGA
- a CDS encoding RNA polymerase sigma factor FliA: protein MGEQGVAAYAAAGSKDHQRLGHLIEQHAQLVRRIAHHLAARLPSSVQVEDLVQAGMLGLLEAGAKYDGAKGASFETYAGIRIRGAMLDEIRRGDWAPRSVHRKARKVAEAIRGVESRTGREAQDKDVAAVLGLSMEEYYRILQDAAGCRLFSYDELSENSEAPETVAEVSAAEVFEGEAFRGGLAEAIAGLPEREKLILSLYYDEELNLKEIGAVIGVSESRVSQILSQTTLRLRARLNDWLGAED, encoded by the coding sequence ATGGGCGAACAGGGCGTTGCCGCATACGCTGCCGCGGGCAGCAAGGACCACCAGCGACTCGGTCACCTGATCGAGCAGCATGCGCAGCTCGTGCGCCGTATTGCTCATCACCTGGCGGCGCGTCTGCCGAGCAGTGTGCAGGTCGAAGACCTGGTGCAGGCCGGCATGCTCGGACTGCTGGAGGCAGGTGCGAAATACGATGGCGCTAAGGGTGCGAGCTTTGAAACCTATGCCGGTATCCGCATCCGCGGTGCCATGCTCGACGAGATCCGCCGGGGAGACTGGGCGCCCCGTTCCGTCCATCGCAAGGCGCGCAAGGTGGCGGAAGCCATCCGCGGCGTGGAGTCCCGTACCGGACGCGAAGCCCAGGACAAGGACGTCGCCGCGGTACTGGGTCTGTCCATGGAGGAGTACTACCGGATCCTCCAGGACGCTGCCGGCTGCCGCCTGTTCAGCTACGACGAACTTTCAGAAAACAGTGAAGCCCCGGAAACCGTGGCGGAGGTTTCCGCCGCGGAAGTCTTCGAAGGAGAAGCCTTCCGTGGCGGACTCGCGGAGGCGATTGCCGGTCTGCCGGAACGTGAAAAGCTCATCCTGTCGCTGTACTACGATGAGGAACTCAACCTCAAGGAAATCGGCGCGGTGATCGGGGTCAGTGAATCCCGGGTCAGCCAGATCCTGAGTCAGACCACGCTGCGGTTGCGCGCCCGGCTGAACGACTGGCTCGGGGCAGAGGACTGA
- a CDS encoding SufE family protein: MGCNPHRPLPDLGEIRETFAFFDDWEDKYRFVIDLGKSLPELPQADRSEANLVRGCQSQVWMVASQDPATNALHFRIDSDAHIVRGLIAIVLAVYDGQSPESVLKFDIEALFDELKLLPHLSVTRGNGLRAMIRKIQAFARERLA; this comes from the coding sequence ATGGGCTGCAACCCGCACCGCCCGCTACCGGACCTGGGCGAAATCAGGGAAACCTTCGCCTTCTTCGACGACTGGGAAGACAAGTACCGCTTCGTCATCGATCTCGGCAAATCCCTGCCCGAGCTGCCCCAAGCCGATCGCAGCGAAGCCAACCTGGTGCGCGGCTGTCAGAGTCAGGTGTGGATGGTCGCCAGTCAGGATCCGGCAACGAACGCCCTGCACTTTCGCATCGACAGCGACGCCCACATCGTGCGGGGACTGATCGCCATCGTGCTGGCGGTGTATGATGGCCAATCGCCTGAGTCTGTACTGAAGTTTGATATCGAGGCGCTGTTCGACGAACTCAAACTGCTCCCGCATCTCAGCGTCACAAGAGGCAATGGACTGCGCGCGATGATCCGGAAAATCCAGGCGTTCGCCCGGGAGAGGCTCGCATAA
- a CDS encoding cysteine desulfurase, whose amino-acid sequence MSRSHFPLLADSGDESTGIVYLDNAATTQKPGVVIDAISNYYRTMNANVHRAAHGLAEKATSAFEASRETCRAFINAAGTEEVIFTSGTTASINLVAAILRSRLQADQEILISRMEHHSNIVPWQMLAAATGARLIACDVTPAGELDLDDFRTRLSTRTAVVAIGHVSNALGTINPVEEIVRLAHAQGALVLLDGAQATAHLPVDVQALDCDFYAFSGHKMYGPTGIGILYGRRSLLDALPPWQGGGEMIEQVSIETTTYNRLPYKYEAGTPNIADAIGLGAAIDYLARTDWPSRIEHEQSLLTLTLSELRQMPEIRLIGEPARRAGVVSFLVEGSHPHDIGTLLDQQGIAVRTGHHCAMPLMAHLGIPGTVRASFGLYNGERDVERFIRALRKTLSFL is encoded by the coding sequence ATGAGCCGCAGTCATTTTCCCCTGCTGGCGGACAGTGGCGATGAATCCACCGGCATCGTCTACCTCGACAACGCGGCGACCACCCAGAAGCCGGGGGTCGTCATCGATGCCATCAGCAACTACTACCGCACGATGAATGCGAACGTGCATCGCGCGGCCCACGGACTTGCCGAAAAGGCGACTTCCGCCTTCGAAGCCTCCCGGGAAACGTGCCGCGCCTTCATCAACGCCGCAGGCACGGAGGAAGTGATTTTCACTTCCGGAACAACAGCATCGATCAATCTCGTAGCCGCCATATTAAGGAGCCGACTGCAAGCGGATCAGGAAATCCTCATCTCGCGAATGGAGCATCACTCCAATATCGTGCCCTGGCAGATGCTGGCAGCCGCCACCGGCGCGCGGCTCATCGCCTGCGATGTCACGCCCGCCGGCGAACTCGATCTCGATGACTTCCGCACGCGCCTGAGCACTCGAACTGCTGTGGTGGCGATCGGCCACGTCTCCAACGCACTCGGCACCATCAATCCGGTCGAGGAAATCGTCCGCCTGGCCCATGCGCAGGGTGCACTGGTTCTCCTCGACGGCGCTCAGGCGACCGCCCATCTGCCGGTGGATGTGCAGGCGCTCGACTGTGACTTCTATGCTTTCTCCGGTCACAAAATGTACGGGCCCACCGGCATCGGCATACTTTATGGCCGCCGGTCTCTGCTGGATGCGCTCCCGCCCTGGCAGGGCGGCGGTGAGATGATCGAACAGGTGTCGATCGAAACCACCACCTACAACCGCCTTCCCTACAAGTACGAAGCAGGCACACCGAACATCGCGGACGCCATCGGTCTCGGTGCCGCCATCGACTATCTCGCCCGGACCGACTGGCCATCGCGCATCGAGCACGAGCAGAGCCTGCTCACTCTGACCTTGAGTGAATTGCGCCAGATGCCGGAAATCCGCCTGATTGGTGAGCCAGCCCGACGTGCCGGTGTCGTGTCTTTCCTGGTGGAGGGCAGCCACCCCCACGATATCGGCACCCTGCTCGATCAGCAGGGTATCGCGGTACGCACGGGCCATCACTGCGCCATGCCGCTGATGGCCCATCTGGGCATTCCAGGAACCGTACGGGCTTCCTTCGGTCTGTACAATGGCGAGCGGGATGTGGAACGCTTCATCCGCGCTTTGCGTAAGACGTTATCGTTTCTGTGA
- a CDS encoding iron-sulfur cluster assembly accessory protein yields MSVTAFDPKQISVTDSARRHITDQIERSGHRSLRLGVKESGCNGFMYTLDYIDTPEPGDHRFHVDGLEIFVRKDELKLVVGTQVDLVVEGLNAVLQFKNPNAQSYCGCGESFSMRAGSSQ; encoded by the coding sequence ATGAGCGTGACCGCCTTCGACCCGAAGCAGATCAGCGTGACCGACAGCGCCAGACGCCACATTACCGATCAGATCGAGCGGTCCGGACATCGCTCACTGCGTCTGGGCGTGAAAGAAAGCGGCTGCAATGGCTTCATGTACACCCTCGACTACATCGACACGCCGGAACCGGGCGATCACCGCTTTCATGTCGATGGCCTCGAAATTTTCGTGCGGAAAGACGAACTCAAGCTGGTCGTCGGCACCCAGGTTGATCTGGTGGTGGAGGGTCTCAACGCCGTTCTCCAGTTCAAGAACCCCAACGCACAGAGTTACTGCGGTTGCGGTGAAAGTTTTTCCATGCGTGCCGGCAGCAGTCAGTAA